The sequence attaagcaatcacatttaaaatcatgttaaataggagtcagcatacacctgccatcatttaaagtgcctctgattaaccccaaataaagttcagctgctctagttggtctttcctgaaattttcttagtcgcatcccacagcaaaagccatggtccacagagagcttccaaagcatcagagggatctcattgttgaaaggtatcagtcaggagaaagggtacaaaagaatttccaaggcattagatataccatggaacaccgtGAAGACAGtcgtcatcaagtggagaaaatatggcacaacagtgacataaccaagaactggacgtccctccaaaattgatgaaaagacgagaagaaaactggtctgggaggctactaagaggcctacagcaacattaaaggagctgcaggaatatctggcaagaacTGGCTGTGTGATGCATGTGAcatcaatctcccgtattcttcatatgtctgggctatggggtagagtggcaagacgaaagccgtttcttacaaagaaaaacatccaagccaggctacattttgcaaaaaaacatctgaagtctcccaaaagcatgtaggaaaaggtgttatggtctgatgaaaccaaggttgaactttttggccataattccaaaagatatgtttggcccaaaaacaacactgcacatcaccaaaagaacaccatacccacggtgaagcatggtggtggcagcatcatgccaacgggctgtttttcttcagctgcaactagggccttagttaagctagagggaattatgaaccgtTCCAAattccagtcaatattggcataaaaccttcagacttctgctagaaagctgaacgtgAAGAGGAACttaatctttcagcatgacaacaacccaaagcatacatccaaatcaacaaagatatggcttcaccagaagaagattaaagttttggaatggcccagccagagcccagacctgaatccgattgaaaatctgtcgggtgatctgaagagggctgtgcacaggagatgccctcgcaatctaacagatttggagtgtttttgcaaagaagagtgggcaaatcttgccaagtcaaaatgtgccatgctgatactcATATCCAAAAAGATTGAGTGCtgcaataaaatcaaaaggtgcttcaacaaagtattagttaagggtgtaaccatattattttatttttattttattttttttcttccctctacctaaaagatttcagtttgtttttcaattgagttgtacagtttataggtcacattaaaggtggaaaaagttctgaaatgatttctttgtctcatttttttacatcacagaaacctgacattttaacgggtgtgtagactttttatatccactgtatatacatttcattattattttatgggaaaatatttaataaaacttgtaatttatacatttacttctctgctctttctgacttcagttatagctctgtgtaagtgtgtacacatagatagctgtcagtcactaatagttgtacacaggggaggcataatcagtgattgatagcattctctgtgtaagattGTATACATAGCTGTCCACAGGGGTGATGTTAGTAATTGATAGCATTatctgtgtaagggctcattcagacggccgtatgctgtccgcaaaaaaacggtttgcatttgttttttttgctgatccatagagtttaatagggccatgtcctgaatttcactgacaagtataggacatgtttaatttttttgctgagccgtgcaatggaagggccccataaaagtgaatgggacagcatctaatccgcaaaaaaacggaaccgcatttttgcggacagcatacggccatctgaatgagcccttagtgtatATACatcgatagctgtcagtcactgatagttctaCAAGAAgaaggtgatatcagtgattgacagctagctctgtatacacacttaggactcatgcacacgaatgtattttctttccgtgtccgttacgttttttcgCGGGCCATGTGCGGAACCATAaatttcaatgggtctacaaaaaaaaaaaaacggaaggtactccatgtgcattccatttccgttctgcaaaaaaatataacatgtcctattatcgtctgcattacggacaaggatagtactgttctattaggggccagttccattctgcaaaatgcacacggacgtcatccgtatttttcgcggatccgtttttttgcggactgcaaaatacatccggtcgtgtgcatgagcccttacacagagaatgctatcaatcactgatagttgaACACAAGGAAGGtgtcatcagtgattgatagcattctctgtgtaagtgtgtatacatacagttgcaagaaaaagtatgtgaacacttcggaatgatatggatttctgcacaaattggtcataaaatgtaatctgatctttatctaagtcacaacaatagacaatcacagtctgcttaaactaataacacacaaagaattaaatgttaccatgtttttattgaacacaccatgtaaacattcacagtggagGTGCATctctcaatgagatgagattggaggtgttggttacagcttccctgccctataaaaacacacaccagttctgggtttgcttttcacaagaagcattgcctgatgtgaatgatgcctcgtgcataagagctctcagaagacctacgattaagaattgttgacttgcataaagctggaaagggttataaaagtgtctccaaaagccttgctgttcatcagtccacggtaagacaaattgtctataaatggagaaagttcagcactgctgctactctccctaggagtggctgtcctgtaaagatgactgcaagagcacagcgcagactgctcaatgaggtgaaaaagaatcctagtgtgtcagctaaagacttacaaaagtctttggcatatgctaacatcccttttagcgaatctacgaaatgtaaaacactaaacaagaatggatttcatgggaggataccacagaggaagccactgcggtccaaaaaaaaaacatttctgcacgcttacagtttgcacaagagcacctggatgctccacagcagtactggcaaaatattctgtggacagatgaaaccaaagttgagttgtttggaagaaacacacaacaccttgtgtggagaaagaggcacagcacatcaaCATCAAACCCTCACCCCAACAGTGAagtatggtttggggctgctttgctgcgtcagggcctggacagattgctatctttgaaggaaaaatgaattcccaagtttatcaagaccttttgcaggagaacttaaggccatctgtccaccagctgaagctcaacagaagatgggtgttgcaacaggacaatgacccaaaacatagaagtaaatcaacaacagaatggcttaaacagaagaaaatacgccttctggagtggcgcagtcagagtcctgacctcaaccccattgagatgctgtggcatgacctcaagaaagcgattcacaccagacatcccaagaatattgctgaactgaaacagttctgtaaagaggaatggtcaagaattactcctgaccgttctgcacgtctgatctgcaactacaggaaacgttaggttgaagttattgctgccaaaggaggttcaaccagttattaaatccaagggttcacatactttttccacctgcactgtgaatgtttacatggtgtgctcaataaaaccatggtaacatttaattctttgtgtgttattagtttaggcagactgtgattgtctattgttgtgatctgatcttcatctaagtcacattttatgaccaatttgtgcagaaatccatatcattccaaagggttcacatactttttcttgcaactgtagatagcTGGTCCGAAGTATAAAAAAGGAGAGGTTTAAATGTACATATATAGTTTTGTTGAAAATGTAAAACTTGTAATATCAATTTGGTCAgcatcttctgctctataacatgccgtCTGcacattgcactgcattttgtgttgatgggtcctctttaagacatctTGTTAATGATATGAGTCAAAAATAGCTAATAGCTATTTTCTTCTTCCTGCAGATTTTAGATTTTGGGCTGGCAAGACAGACAGATGATGAAATGACTGGATATGTAGCAACCAGATGGTATCGAGCGCCAGAGATAATGTTAAATTGGATGCACTACAACCAAACAGGTAGTGGAAAAAGATACAAAATCAATTGGATTGCTCTTGATCAAGCAATTGTTATATTTTTAATCATAAACTGAAATAGGTATTGTTATCTCAGCCATTCATAGGTGTTACAGGAACAGCATAGCCCACTCATATGTTTCTATAACCCTAGCACTTATGAAGGCCACTCTAGCAACAGATATGCCGCTCTAAACCATAAACCACTTTAACCCCTAAAGAACCTTATGTAAGATTACCCCTGAGTCTTTAAAGCAGTGGCCTATCATCTTTTTGACCGCTACAGATTAAACTTTTACCACAGGTCAAaaacataaaattattttttttaataatattttatgtgctttttctatttattttttttgttttttaatttcagTTGACATATGGTCAGTTGGATGCATTATGGCAGAGCTGTTGAAAGGCAAAGCTCTTTTTCCAGGAAACGACTGTATCCTTCTATTACAgttgattggtcatcagtatcagatcggtgggggtccaacacctgggatgcccaaaaatcagctgtttgagagagcACAATCGCAGTAGAGCCGTGACCTTCTCCAACCTCACCAGAACAGAATAATGGAAAATATGCCGCCTATGTGAAcctaccttttaaaggggttatcccataattaatgtaaaaaatgaaaatcagacgacGTAAACAACATAACTAtcgctaacaaagccagaaccagctctgtacctcacatgcagagatctccctatttattgctccaattgctctactAGAATTATGTCtaactggcagctcaggggcgggtccattctgctgcagctcaggggcgtgtccattctgctgcagctctctccctatcacagttcaggaagCAGCAGAAAGATGGAACTGGTGAgaaggacagagaaataagaaaaagaacaaacagcaggtggcgttatACAGATATACATTTTATGAAATAAACTTttgattacatgcaattataaaagtattcagatccaggtgctggtttgaaaactgcagaatagttttcgtgggacaacccctttaaggtgtgtatGCACACTAATAAAATTTTTCACATACCAAATATTTTTATGTGCAAATTGCAATAGAAGTGTGGCAAGCATAGTAAATCGTGCCGATTGTCCCTTGAATTGAATGAAAGGAGCTGGTTTGTATTGGTCAGGTTTTGTTGGATAAACAGGACCCTGAAGTGTTCATTCTAGGAGCAATAATCTGACAATCATCAAGTATTTGGTTATATTATGATGTTTCACATACAGTTTTCCTGAATACCTTCAGATATTGACCAGTTGAAGAGGATAATGGAAGTTGTAGGCACACCTAATTCTGAATTTCTTATGAAAATTTCTTCTGAGCATGTAAGTTCTTCACGCTTAAAGCTACATTCATTTGTAGCAATACCCATCACGGTTTGTTCATTCTGCAGTGATCATGGGGACTGCTATTGCAAAATCCAAGCTCTCAAAATATCAAAACAGTTGATCAAAATTGATTGTGCATACCAAATATCACTGTTATTGGCAAATGCATTTCATCCAACATTTGCTTTTCATGTGATCTGACGTGTATtatggtaagggctcatgcacacaacagtatgtattttgcagaacggaacagctggcccctaatagaacagtactatccttgtccataatgtggacaataataggacatattcatttttattttttatttttttccggaaatatggacatatggaaacgtaatgcacaagttttttttttttttgctgacctatTGAATAGTTCTGCATGCGGTCTGCAAaagaaacggaatggacacggaaagaaaatacgtttgctcTAACTCTATTGATCAAATGTCCATAAGATTCCTATGATTTTTGTAAtaagtctgattggtggtctagaAACTTGCTACATTTAAATGGATCTGTCTCCAGAATTCACAATACAGTCTGCGTACATTATTAAATAGATCTATTGGTCTTGATGAGGTTAGTGTACTTCCTGTGCATTGAAAATCCATGTCAGAATGACTATATAATCCTATTTGAAAGTTTACCTTCTGATATTAAGCGGAATACTTTTATAAGTGCAGTTAGAAGCCAAGTTCAGGTTGCCCACCTAGCCTGACTAGTTGCAGCTTGTATCCAGCAGTGTGAGGCGAGGAGGTACACTCTAAGGAGCTTGTCCATTAGTTGGGCAGAGATTGATTTAGCTTGTGAAAGCACTATACTGAAATTTCAAAAAGGATTTATACAGTAAGTACACCGGCCTATTCAGGTCTAAGAGATCTGTTTAATGATGAGTTTTTATTGTGAAATCTGGTTAAAATTATAATAGAAACTGCAACAAATGCATTTTTGCTTAAGAAAGTTATAACTCGCAGTTTAGTTATTGTAAGCCATTCATGTATTACAAATTTTGTGAATAATCCGTTTTGTTTAACTAGGCTAGGAGGTATATTGAATCCTTGCCACACATGCCGCAGCAGGATCTGAATGAGATGTTTCGCGGTGCCAATCCTCTAGGTATGTGACTTCTGCGGTAGTCTGTGAGTTTTGTACTTTGAGTGTAGATCATAATTGATATTATTAAAATGGCAAGTAGATGTACAAGCACAGTCATTCTCTATAAAAAGCGGTCTGGGGTGATCAGGCAGCTGAAGCCTGTAAATTGGCATAGACCGGCTGCCACGGGTCCGTTGCTCTCTTCTTTTTCTAACCGTAGCAAGATTTTGACGCGATGTCTTATCCTTTAGCAATTGATCTGCTGAAACGGATGCTGATTTTAGACAGCGATAAACGGATCGCAGCTATTGAAGCCCTTGCACATCCTTACTTTGAGCAGTATCATGATCCAGAAGATGAGCCCGAGGCTGAGCCCTACGACGAATCTACAGAGAATAAGGAACGCACAGTTGAAGAATGGAAAGGTAAAGGGTTGTTTGTATGCCAGATACACAAGTGTGAATAATAGAAGCCTACATACTTatgtcacttcctgtatgtcaatgTTATAATGTAGAATGTCAGCTCTTGACGGTGGTGGTCCTGAAAGGTGATATTTTTGGATAGTGACCACCACCATACCAAAAAGTGTCTGAAATGCTATAATATGTTTGAAAAATACAGTCATACTCCTATTTGGATTCTTTAATTGTGCTGTTATTGATGCACAGGACAAATGACAGTTGCCAACTTAAAAGGAGTTATCCCAAAAAATGATTGGGGGAGAGAAGGGTCAGACATGTTGGATTTTAACATAccccatccttttgttctcagagaTTAAACTGCTGCCAAAGCTTTTTTAACTTTCACATTAGTTAGCTCAAGTATTTGGGACATAATTATGGTCCCCATGACAAGGACATGTGCCATTTAATTCATAACTGACATTATCACAACTGGCACTGTGGTCAATGACTACATGTTTTTGATCCACACTGCTTTCCTATAAATTTTGATGAAAAATGTTAATACTAAAGGTACACTTTTCATCAGAAAGGCCTAATTTTATTTAAACTCGTATTCACAGAATGTAAAAAATGTTTGCATGTTTTTTCATTTCGGCAGTACTATACCATTGTACTATACTAAATTAActacaaaatattgtccttctgtagcagtcattAGAGAGAGCTAAAACTCTTATGTAGACAGGTAATCCTCTGCTGTAACGGTAAGATGTTATCTGCTAGTATAATAATAAATGAAAGAAACAAGAGAACTAAAGCTCATAGACGTCCAATAATGAAAAATAGTATACTTTATTAGTTACAAAAAATCAATGGataataaataccataaaaaaggggGATAAGAAGCAAGAAACACCCATCCCAGCATTACAGAATCTAAATGTATAGCGTCACATGGACATGCACAAAAATTGATAGAGGCGGTCCTAATATAAAAACATCATGGCAAAATTGCCAAACAATATAGCTATAACAGGTAGTACCCCCCAAAGGGTGTTATACAAAAAGACGCAGCAAGCATCTGCTGTATAGACCCACTGGAGCCATATTCTGACTGTGTGAGCATTCATGGCTTGTCACACAGTCAGGATATGGCTCCAGTTGGTCTATACAGCAGATGCTTGCTGCGTCTTTTTGTATAACACCCTTTGGGGGGTACTACCTGTTATAGCTATATTGTTTGGCAATTTTGCCATGATGTTTTTATATTAGGACCGCCTCTATCAATTTTTGTGCATGTTCATGTGACGCTATACATTTAGATTCTGTAATGCTGGGATGGTGTTACTTGCTTCTTATCctccttttttatggtattttattaTCCATTGATTTTTTTGTAACTAATAAAGTATACTATTTTTCATTATTGGACGTCTATGAGCTTTAGTTCTCTTGTTTCTGTCCTGTATTTAAAAAGCTTGTCCAGTTATATAATGTTGGGTAGTCTGTTCATATAGCCGCACTATTGCAGTGTACACTTATTCGGCAACTGACACCCatggttgtttttgttttttattagtaTAATAATAAATGTAGAATAGGGATGACAGTATTACACATCTATTGTTCTCTTGACCAGTctagataaagatgtccacagaagagcattgcacttgTAATGTGTGACGTTCTAATTGAGTCACCTATCCTCCTTTCTTTTATTGGCCACtgtgaatggtctgactgagaaagtaAAATGAGGCTGTTTGCTGTGCTAAGAGTCCACACAAAGGATAAATTGGGGTATGGCCACACTGATCACAGCCAGGATCTCAGGCACATTGCAGTGTAACAGtgaccccatagaaataaattggGTCGCGCTACGAGTCGCTTGTGTGCCCTGACTGTGACGCCTTTCctttctatgggatcactgctacATTGCGATGCCCCTGCGTTCCTGGCCACAACAGCTGTCTTGTGACCAGTGTCATTGTGTAGctgtactataaaaaaaataagtagaaTATTTCCTGTTAATatgatgttgttgtttttttttttttaatggtagtATCCCTTTGAATAGaagcttaaatttttttttttttttatgtatttaaactTTAATATGgctttttatttctttctttcctCACCAGAGATTACTTACGAAGAAGTGGTTAGCTTTAAGTCACCTGATATTAAAATTGATAATCTGGAAATCGAACAGTAAAGATTGCTTTTTCTCCTCCTCACAACGGACAATTACAGTATTGACTTTGGCTTTTGCAACGTAAAAGGCTTCTGTTGACCAAAGACAAGAGGGTCCTGAAAATACCATCATTG is a genomic window of Bufo bufo chromosome 1, aBufBuf1.1, whole genome shotgun sequence containing:
- the MAPK11 gene encoding mitogen-activated protein kinase 11 isoform X2, with product MKHENVIGLLDVFTPSTSVETFNEVYLVTNLMGADLNNIVKCQKLTDDHIQFLIYQLLRGLKYIHSAGIIHRDLKPSNLAVNEDCELRILDFGLARQTDDEMTGYVATRWYRAPEIMLNWMHYNQTVDIWSVGCIMAELLKGKALFPGNDYIDQLKRIMEVVGTPNSEFLMKISSEHARRYIESLPHMPQQDLNEMFRGANPLAIDLLKRMLILDSDKRIAAIEALAHPYFEQYHDPEDEPEAEPYDESTENKERTVEEWKEITYEEVVSFKSPDIKIDNLEIEQ
- the MAPK11 gene encoding mitogen-activated protein kinase 11 isoform X1; translation: MSSRGGFYRQELNKTVWEVPERYQHLTPVGSGAYGSVCSAYDTKTRQKVAVKKLSRPFQSLVHARRTYRELRLLKHMKHENVIGLLDVFTPSTSVETFNEVYLVTNLMGADLNNIVKCQKLTDDHIQFLIYQLLRGLKYIHSAGIIHRDLKPSNLAVNEDCELRILDFGLARQTDDEMTGYVATRWYRAPEIMLNWMHYNQTVDIWSVGCIMAELLKGKALFPGNDYIDQLKRIMEVVGTPNSEFLMKISSEHARRYIESLPHMPQQDLNEMFRGANPLAIDLLKRMLILDSDKRIAAIEALAHPYFEQYHDPEDEPEAEPYDESTENKERTVEEWKEITYEEVVSFKSPDIKIDNLEIEQ